A genomic region of Lachnoclostridium edouardi contains the following coding sequences:
- the fdrA gene encoding acyl-CoA synthetase FdrA, producing MPIRTIIKKNTYFDSVSLMTLSTRANSIEGVKQVNVAMGTAMNKDVLKNVGLYTEEAEAAGKGDLMIVVESREGYDLDELVKKVEEAMMRKSENKETADIVYSSVEAAVQENENANLAVISVPGAYAARVARKALNQGLHVMMFSDNVSLEEEISLKKEAHEKGLFVMGPDCGTAIINGQGLCFANKIRKGKIGIVAASGTGAQEVSVRIHDFGGGVSQLIGTGGRDLSEEVGGIMMLDGMGALAEDEGTEIIVLVSKPPAKAVAEKIYKEVKKISKPVVICFIGGNKEEIEASGAYYGKTTKQAALQAVILSGVPEETINKHALNLPLIEEVKAKLNPQQKYIRGLFCGGTICEEVTSLVREKYSNVYSNLSKDPVYKLSHTDESRAHTFIDFGDDQFTQGKPHPMIEPSLRLERIVKEARDPEVGVIALDIILGYGSHEDPVEVTLPAIREAKAIAEKEGRHIEILGFVLGTELDPQNFDLQVKKLMDAGVTISSSSENTGLLSRGFVEKEEA from the coding sequence ATGCCAATTAGGACAATCATAAAAAAGAATACATATTTTGATTCCGTTTCCCTGATGACGCTTTCCACAAGGGCAAACAGCATTGAGGGAGTGAAACAGGTGAACGTGGCTATGGGAACAGCCATGAACAAGGATGTTTTAAAAAACGTTGGGCTGTACACAGAGGAGGCAGAAGCAGCAGGCAAAGGCGATTTGATGATCGTGGTGGAAAGCCGGGAGGGATATGACCTGGATGAGCTGGTGAAAAAAGTGGAAGAAGCCATGATGAGAAAGAGTGAGAATAAGGAAACTGCTGATATTGTATACTCCAGCGTGGAGGCGGCTGTACAGGAAAATGAGAACGCCAATTTAGCTGTTATATCAGTGCCTGGGGCCTACGCTGCGCGGGTGGCCAGGAAAGCCTTAAATCAGGGGCTGCATGTTATGATGTTCAGCGATAATGTATCCTTAGAGGAGGAAATAAGCCTGAAAAAAGAGGCCCATGAGAAAGGACTGTTTGTGATGGGGCCGGACTGCGGCACAGCTATTATTAACGGTCAGGGCCTTTGCTTTGCCAACAAGATCAGAAAAGGCAAAATAGGCATTGTGGCTGCTTCAGGAACAGGAGCTCAGGAGGTCAGCGTCAGGATTCACGACTTTGGCGGAGGAGTTTCACAATTAATCGGAACAGGAGGCAGGGATCTCTCTGAAGAGGTAGGAGGGATTATGATGTTAGACGGAATGGGGGCTCTGGCTGAAGATGAAGGAACAGAAATAATTGTTCTGGTATCAAAACCGCCTGCAAAAGCAGTGGCAGAAAAGATATATAAAGAGGTAAAAAAGATTTCTAAGCCTGTGGTGATCTGTTTTATTGGCGGCAATAAGGAAGAAATAGAAGCTTCCGGGGCGTATTATGGGAAAACTACAAAGCAGGCCGCGTTACAGGCAGTGATTTTATCAGGCGTGCCGGAGGAAACAATTAACAAACACGCTTTGAATCTTCCGTTAATTGAAGAGGTTAAGGCAAAATTAAATCCTCAGCAGAAATACATAAGAGGCTTATTCTGCGGCGGTACTATCTGTGAGGAGGTTACTTCCCTTGTCAGAGAAAAATACTCTAATGTATATAGCAATTTGTCAAAAGATCCTGTATATAAGCTGAGCCATACAGATGAGAGCAGGGCTCACACATTTATAGATTTTGGGGACGATCAGTTTACTCAGGGCAAACCTCATCCAATGATAGAGCCAAGCTTGAGGCTGGAAAGAATTGTAAAAGAGGCCAGAGATCCGGAGGTGGGAGTGATTGCCCTTGATATTATTTTAGGATATGGTTCCCATGAAGATCCTGTGGAGGTGACTCTGCCGGCTATCCGGGAAGCAAAGGCCATAGCAGAAAAGGAGGGCAGACATATAGAAATCCTGGGATTTGTTCTGGGAACAGAATTGGATCCTCAGAACTTTGACCTGCAGGTGAAAAAGCTGATGGATGCAGGGGTAACTATTTCCAGCAGCAGTGAGAATACAGGCCTGCTTTCCAGAGGCTTTGTAG
- a CDS encoding DUF2877 domain-containing protein, whose amino-acid sequence MWRGISLHNQIGEMLSQGPKYGKVHSVFRRTVNLTDEDENMISLVTRKMDYAPISILVDIDEFQDCKICAGEAVYFHEKRIIIGPRILDISHAEHYVLKRGVYKSSGDLLEKNLKYLESFIYANGPEAIYSFETAAFQMVVQRTRLVQKAFLEDDREQIIQAGKGLLGLGQGLTPSGDDVLMGIFLVLGLDNSPAKHLHSILEEIIKDSREETTDISYEGLYRASKGFYRSILSEAAEALARSKNIGEILRKVMAIGHSSGRDLLYGILTGYKILVEKEKDYAN is encoded by the coding sequence ATGTGGAGAGGAATTTCATTACATAACCAAATTGGGGAAATGTTAAGCCAGGGGCCAAAATACGGAAAGGTGCATTCCGTATTTCGCAGGACAGTTAACTTAACAGATGAAGATGAAAATATGATTTCTCTGGTGACAAGAAAAATGGATTATGCTCCCATTTCAATTCTGGTAGATATTGATGAATTTCAGGACTGTAAGATTTGTGCAGGGGAAGCTGTTTATTTCCATGAAAAAAGAATAATAATCGGACCTAGAATATTAGATATTTCTCATGCAGAGCATTATGTTTTAAAAAGAGGAGTTTATAAAAGCAGCGGCGATTTGCTGGAGAAAAATCTGAAATACCTTGAAAGCTTTATATATGCCAATGGACCTGAAGCAATATACAGTTTTGAGACGGCGGCGTTTCAGATGGTGGTTCAAAGAACAAGGCTGGTTCAGAAGGCTTTTCTGGAGGATGACAGAGAGCAGATCATTCAGGCGGGAAAGGGGCTGCTGGGACTGGGGCAGGGGCTTACGCCCTCCGGGGATGATGTGCTGATGGGAATATTCCTGGTGCTGGGCCTGGATAATTCCCCTGCAAAACACCTGCACAGCATTTTAGAGGAAATTATTAAAGATTCCAGGGAAGAGACAACAGATATCAGCTATGAAGGGCTTTACAGAGCGTCTAAAGGCTTTTACAGAAGTATTCTGTCAGAAGCTGCAGAGGCCCTTGCCCGTTCAAAAAACATAGGAGAGATTCTGAGAAAGGTAATGGCTATTGGACATTCATCAGGCCGGGACCTGCTTTATGGGATCTTAACTGGATATAAAATATTAGTGGAAAAGGAGAAGGATTATGCCAATTAG
- a CDS encoding ankyrin repeat domain-containing protein, giving the protein MSLELLKAVGDGHIKQAEALLHMGIPVDEQDENGRTALMIAVMNNDLHMAELLLDKGADLNIRDYTMLSPWLCAGANGFHKILQAALKYQPEITSINRFGGTVLLPSSEKGYLKTVEIALKAGVPVNHVNNLGWSALQEAVILGNGGFLYCDIIRKLLENGADPGLKDNEGKTAKDWAESRGEAQVTALLAGEEKVNYKEIRELIEHEKYEEAILKLGGGDTPEQCYLLGYCYTLLERYEEALSIYQKYGEEYPEFLFYRANVFRTMKRVKEALEEYDKAIQTNPDYFFYRYHKSNYLRELGMHEAAVEEMDRLLSKEPARYDYLFHKANSLRTLGRHREAVEAMDQAIEADPKNPLYVLHKAQSLVLLKEYKMALELLEKAAKENASPMYLNELEAVRKMMNK; this is encoded by the coding sequence ATGAGCTTAGAACTTTTAAAGGCTGTGGGAGATGGCCATATAAAACAGGCAGAAGCATTGCTTCATATGGGAATACCTGTAGACGAGCAGGACGAAAATGGCAGAACGGCGCTGATGATTGCAGTTATGAATAATGATTTGCACATGGCAGAATTACTGTTAGATAAAGGGGCGGACCTGAATATTAGAGACTATACAATGCTCAGCCCATGGCTGTGCGCAGGAGCCAATGGATTTCACAAAATTCTGCAGGCAGCTTTAAAGTATCAGCCGGAAATTACTTCCATCAACCGGTTTGGGGGAACAGTGCTGCTGCCCAGCAGTGAAAAGGGGTACTTAAAAACTGTAGAAATTGCTTTGAAAGCCGGAGTGCCGGTAAATCATGTAAATAATCTGGGCTGGAGCGCTCTTCAGGAGGCTGTCATACTGGGCAACGGAGGCTTTTTATACTGTGACATTATTAGAAAGCTTCTGGAGAATGGGGCAGATCCCGGTTTAAAGGATAACGAAGGGAAGACGGCAAAGGATTGGGCAGAATCCAGAGGAGAGGCTCAGGTTACAGCTCTGCTTGCAGGAGAAGAAAAGGTCAACTATAAAGAAATCAGAGAACTTATTGAACATGAAAAGTATGAGGAGGCTATTTTAAAGCTGGGCGGCGGGGATACGCCTGAACAGTGCTATCTTCTGGGATACTGTTATACCCTTTTGGAGAGATATGAGGAGGCCCTTTCTATTTACCAAAAATATGGGGAGGAATATCCGGAATTTCTGTTTTACCGCGCAAATGTTTTCAGAACTATGAAACGGGTAAAAGAGGCATTGGAAGAATATGATAAAGCAATCCAGACAAATCCAGACTATTTCTTCTACAGGTATCATAAATCCAATTATCTGAGAGAGCTGGGAATGCATGAGGCTGCTGTAGAAGAGATGGACAGATTGCTTTCTAAGGAGCCTGCCAGGTACGATTATTTATTCCATAAAGCCAACAGTTTAAGAACCTTAGGACGTCATAGAGAGGCTGTGGAGGCAATGGATCAAGCCATTGAGGCAGACCCTAAAAATCCACTTTATGTGCTTCATAAGGCCCAGTCCCTTGTATTGTTAAAGGAATATAAGATGGCATTAGAACTACTTGAAAAGGCGGCGAAAGAAAATGCCTCCCCCATGTACTTAAATGAGCTGGAGGCTGTAAGAAAGATGATGAATAAGTAA
- a CDS encoding M24 family metallopeptidase — MMLDKRFEKLLDGFEPDFEFIPPKAIPEEEFQDRIAHIRQKAIHGEHDVTLVNANGVLNYHTSNKYLRYLCDWNREGILIIPSDSRKGLVLFSFYTQAVILPPSWGEAVGVEKLYQVGALGREYSGRPALSEEKLIEGVAKELASMGFQSASIGLMGDGSSGKHWAALKELLPKAKFADETHVIRHMQRLRTESEIDQIRASAQLMDIGFQAACHACKPGVTDYELYAAFTFAQLARGGENADGYQIGINQWGTHIGKAYGHTIVPGDLINFYVSGISYRGYTAQMARMIAVGDITPKQEEVLNICTESLYRAEKMIRPGVRICDINEAGFSVFIEKGYLKDNITATMPYNWAPNDDLSALEIPLQYVPDVDLERTGRKLMHVYPPVTGPHNPNLGHGTGMHGNPHDLEVTSHNTDTCKKGMVFVLHPQWTETMVAGANIGNCYVVTENGYENLSCHTPAETIRIKG, encoded by the coding sequence ATGATGTTAGATAAACGTTTTGAAAAGCTTTTAGACGGCTTTGAGCCGGATTTTGAATTTATACCGCCAAAGGCAATACCGGAAGAGGAATTCCAGGACAGAATTGCCCATATCAGACAGAAGGCCATTCACGGAGAACATGATGTTACTTTAGTAAATGCCAACGGAGTGTTAAATTACCATACGTCAAATAAATATTTAAGATATTTGTGCGATTGGAACAGGGAAGGTATATTAATCATTCCTTCAGACAGCAGAAAAGGGCTTGTGCTGTTTTCCTTTTATACTCAGGCAGTGATTCTGCCGCCGTCCTGGGGAGAGGCTGTGGGAGTTGAGAAATTATATCAGGTTGGAGCATTAGGACGGGAGTATTCTGGACGCCCGGCGCTGTCAGAGGAAAAGCTGATAGAAGGCGTGGCGAAAGAATTGGCAAGTATGGGATTTCAGTCAGCCAGCATCGGATTAATGGGCGACGGCTCCTCAGGAAAACATTGGGCTGCTTTAAAGGAATTGCTTCCAAAAGCAAAATTTGCTGATGAAACTCATGTAATCAGACATATGCAGCGCCTGAGGACAGAAAGTGAGATTGACCAGATCCGCGCCTCTGCTCAGCTGATGGATATTGGTTTTCAGGCCGCATGTCACGCATGTAAACCAGGAGTTACAGATTATGAGCTGTATGCTGCTTTTACATTTGCCCAGCTGGCCAGGGGAGGAGAAAATGCCGACGGCTACCAGATTGGCATAAATCAGTGGGGAACTCATATTGGAAAGGCCTACGGCCACACCATTGTTCCGGGAGATCTGATTAATTTCTATGTTTCCGGAATTTCTTACAGGGGATATACAGCTCAGATGGCCAGAATGATTGCAGTGGGAGATATTACTCCAAAACAGGAGGAAGTGCTGAATATTTGTACAGAGTCATTGTACAGAGCGGAGAAAATGATCCGCCCGGGGGTCCGCATCTGTGATATTAATGAGGCAGGTTTTTCTGTATTTATTGAAAAGGGATATTTAAAAGATAACATAACGGCTACAATGCCGTATAACTGGGCGCCTAATGACGATTTGTCTGCTTTGGAAATTCCTTTGCAGTATGTGCCGGATGTAGACTTAGAGCGTACTGGCCGTAAACTTATGCATGTTTATCCCCCGGTAACAGGTCCTCACAATCCAAATCTGGGACATGGAACGGGAATGCACGGAAATCCACACGATCTGGAGGTTACATCTCACAACACAGATACATGTAAGAAAGGTATGGTTTTTGTGCTGCATCCACAGTGGACGGAAACTATGGTCGCAGGCGCCAATATTGGAAATTGTTATGTTGTAACAGAAAACGGATATGAAAACCTTTCCTGCCATACGCCGGCTGAGACGATTCGGATTAAAGGATAA
- a CDS encoding sodium/glutamate symporter: MLDMYNAMILFGLLLIAGVVIRELVPPLQKVLLPASLIGGFLGLILGQQVLGIIEIPVAFTDITSIGMRIIMACVPIGVTVSAKRIYQHLDFTFANMTAFGFQMIFGLLLGALFIKFWPDLPEGWGLMGVAAYHGSHGTVPVVSEVIDPEGMLGAQSIGMVMATIGILFAMIPGMIIANYGVRKGWATFTHDIANQPKYFFRGTLPEEKREALGKTTVNPTNVTGIALQLGIIAVAIKLGELIFAGLAQVIPFFGNIGAMLWGLVGGLILWPVMRKLKLDKFVDKDTVNQISNFTLEMIILAACATIQLDVVSKLFAPLFLHALISMTVTGLFIFIWMKKIGHPQWFEKSLMLFGMCTGSNPQGLSLVRAVDPENKSCIYEALGVYNAVFFWNFILIPFAASVVLYNRIPIYILGVGLMSTVIIGMVLFSREKKAGNSV; encoded by the coding sequence ATGTTAGATATGTATAATGCAATGATTTTATTTGGTTTACTTTTAATTGCAGGTGTTGTAATCCGAGAATTGGTGCCGCCGTTACAAAAGGTGCTTCTGCCGGCCAGCTTAATCGGAGGATTTTTAGGACTGATTTTAGGGCAGCAGGTGTTAGGCATCATTGAAATTCCAGTGGCTTTCACAGATATTACAAGTATTGGTATGCGTATTATTATGGCTTGCGTGCCTATAGGCGTTACAGTATCCGCAAAAAGAATATACCAGCATCTAGACTTTACTTTTGCAAATATGACAGCTTTTGGATTCCAGATGATATTCGGACTTTTGCTGGGAGCCTTATTTATTAAATTCTGGCCTGATCTTCCAGAGGGCTGGGGATTAATGGGGGTTGCGGCTTATCATGGTTCCCACGGAACAGTTCCTGTAGTTTCTGAAGTTATTGATCCTGAAGGCATGTTAGGCGCTCAAAGTATTGGAATGGTTATGGCTACCATTGGTATTTTGTTTGCAATGATTCCAGGTATGATAATAGCAAACTACGGCGTCCGCAAAGGATGGGCTACTTTTACACATGATATTGCAAATCAGCCAAAATATTTTTTCCGCGGCACTCTTCCTGAGGAGAAAAGAGAAGCATTAGGAAAAACTACAGTAAACCCTACAAATGTTACTGGAATTGCTTTGCAGCTGGGAATTATTGCCGTGGCTATAAAACTGGGCGAATTAATCTTTGCCGGTCTGGCTCAGGTGATTCCGTTTTTCGGCAATATAGGCGCTATGCTGTGGGGATTAGTGGGCGGTTTGATTTTGTGGCCTGTTATGCGCAAGCTGAAATTAGATAAATTTGTAGATAAAGATACAGTAAACCAGATCAGCAACTTTACATTGGAAATGATTATTCTGGCTGCCTGCGCCACAATTCAGCTGGATGTTGTCAGCAAGTTATTTGCGCCTTTGTTTTTACATGCATTAATCAGCATGACGGTCACTGGCTTGTTTATATTTATATGGATGAAGAAAATTGGCCATCCTCAGTGGTTTGAGAAAAGCCTTATGCTTTTTGGAATGTGTACAGGCTCTAATCCTCAGGGGCTTTCTCTGGTTCGGGCGGTGGACCCAGAAAATAAATCCTGTATTTATGAGGCCTTAGGAGTTTATAACGCTGTATTTTTCTGGAACTTTATTCTGATTCCATTTGCCGCCTCTGTGGTGCTTTATAACAGAATCCCTATTTATATTTTAGGAGTGGGACTAATGTCCACTGTGATTATAGGAATGGTGCTGTTTTCCAGGGAGAAAAAAGCAGGAAACTCAGTTTAG